The Chryseobacterium sp. 52 genome includes a region encoding these proteins:
- a CDS encoding nucleoside-diphosphate sugar epimerase, with product MKIIITGATGLVGEGVLLVCLDHAQVSEVLMINRRPHRLKHPKLKELIVEDFSLINQHSDILKDYDGCFFCAGASSVGESEESFTKKTYDFVVPFAEQLSIINSEMTFIYVSGSRTDNSEQGKVMWARVKGKTENALLKLPFKAVYNFRPGFMKPVKGQQNVRFIYRIFEALYPVWLLILPDWACKMEEVGTAMINCVSRGYSKNILEVADIKKQAK from the coding sequence ATGAAAATAATTATAACGGGAGCAACAGGTTTAGTTGGTGAAGGAGTTCTGCTCGTTTGCCTGGATCATGCACAGGTATCAGAAGTTTTGATGATCAACCGCAGACCACACAGATTAAAACATCCCAAACTCAAAGAACTCATCGTAGAAGACTTTTCGCTTATCAATCAGCATAGCGATATACTGAAAGATTATGACGGCTGCTTTTTTTGTGCAGGAGCCAGCTCAGTGGGTGAAAGTGAAGAATCATTTACCAAAAAAACATATGACTTTGTAGTGCCGTTTGCCGAACAGTTGAGTATAATAAACTCTGAAATGACCTTCATTTATGTTTCAGGTTCCCGTACCGATAACAGTGAGCAGGGAAAAGTAATGTGGGCCAGAGTAAAAGGGAAAACAGAAAATGCCTTGTTGAAATTACCTTTTAAAGCCGTTTATAATTTCCGTCCCGGATTTATGAAACCTGTAAAAGGGCAGCAGAATGTACGCTTTATTTACAGGATATTCGAGGCGCTGTATCCTGTATGGCTTTTGATTTTGCCTGATTGGGCCTGTAAGATGGAGGAAGTGGGAACAGCCATGATCAACTGTGTATCCCGAGGGTACAGTAAAAATATTTTAGAAGTGGCAGATATTAAAAAACAGGCAAAATAA